The region ATATTTTGGATGTAAATTTTAAAGAACTTAATTTAAATCTAAAAAAAGACAAAACACCACTTAGAGCAAGTTATATAATATCAAACAAACAAGACACTATAAATGTAGAAAAATCCACTTGGGTTTTTAAAGATAAAAATATAGATATTGAGATGCTAAGCATACCTTTTAATTTAGATACTCTAGAAGCTAAAATACCTACAACTCTATTAAGTATTAAAGATTTGGTTTCAGCTTATGCATCTGGAACTTTTATGCTTAATCCTATAAGAACTGATTTGAGTGTTGATTTATTGACTTTTATTCTTCATGATGTAAAGATGGATCAATCAAGTGCTTCATTAAACGTAAAATATGACAAAAAACTTCTAGTTTCTTCAAAAGATACAATTAGATTAAATGCAAATAATCTAGACTACATACTTAAAGATACTATTTTAGAAATAGCAAAAGAAGAGTTTAAAGTACTTAATTCTTCTGCGAACATTAAAAATTTAGCAGATGCGAAGTTTACTGCAAAATATTTTTTCAAAGAAGATTTTGGAACAATTAACATAACAGAACTAAAATTTAAAAATAAAGACCTTGGAGAAATATTTTCTTCCCAAGATGCTATTAAACTCAATATTACTTCAAACAAAATCAAAACAGAAATAAAAGCAGATGATTTTAAGGCTCAATTTACACTAAAAGATAAGGGATGGAGGTTAAAATTCAACTCCTTAAATGAAATATCAAAAAAATCAAAATTACTTCAAGATTACAATATTTCAAATGGCGATTTTACTCTTTATAAAAATCAAGAAGATAAAAATGTACAATTTTTAGCAAATACTAAATATCCTTATAAACTATTGGCTCTAGAAAATGAACCAGTAGAAAACTATATAGTTAAAGGTCATATTGAAGAAAAAACAAAAGATATACTACTAAATATAAATAACTCTGTTAATGTCAAAATGGATAAAGAGATAAAAATAAGTGCAAGTAAAATTGGAATAAATATAGACGAAATACTAAACTATGTAAATGATAGAAATTCAAGCTCATCAGAGAGTAAAAACATTATTTTTGACGCTAAAGATTGTTATTTATATATAAGTAAAGACAGACATGCAATATCAGATACTGTGCATCTGCAATACTTCAATAACATTGTAAGCGCTCAGCTAGAATATAAAGATGGTAATGCAGGTTTTGAACTTAAAGATGGAAAGTTTTATCTTTATGGAGATAATTTTAATGATAAATTTATGGATAATTTATTCGCTCTTTCTAAATTTAAAGGTGGAAAATTATCTTTTTCTATGTCTGGTAAAACAGATGATTACAATGGACTTATGTATATTAAAAACACCACCATACTTGATTATAAAATTTTAAACAATATATTGGCTTTTGTTAATACGATACCATCATTAGTTACTTTCTCTCTGCCTGGCTATAATAAAAATGGTTTAGAAGTAAAAAGTGCTTATGTTAATTTTCATGCAAAAGATGATGTTTTTAATATTAGTGATATCTCTCTTGATTCAAAAGAGATGGATATTGTTGGTAAAGGGACAGCAAGTTATACTAAGAATGAGATAGATATTATGCTTAATCTAATAACAGATTTAGGAAGTAGTGTTTCTAAAATACCTGTTGTTGGATATATATTACTTGGAGAAGACAGCATCTCAACATCATTGAAAATAAGTGGAAAGCTTAGTGACCCTGATGTCAATAGCCTTATAGCAAAAGATATAGCAGTAGCACCTTTAAATATTATAAAAAGAACTCTTCTTCTGCCTTTTCATCTATTTCAAAGTGATGAAAAAGAAGATTAAAAGTAAGTTATTCGTTTCTTAAAACAGTCAATATATCCACTTCACTTGCTTTCTTAGCAGGATAATAAGAAGATACTATCACAATTGCAAAAGCACCCATAACTATAAGAAAGAAATCTTTAACACTCAAATCAAGAGGTAAAGTAGTAGTTGGATAAACATCTTTTGGTAAAGAGACAATATCAAAAGTACTTAAAACCCATAATCCACTCATACCAAAAACAATTCCAGCTAAAATACCACTAACTCCAATTACTATACCAAGATATAAAAATACCTTTTTGATTTCCTTAGTAGTTGCACCTAAAGATAGAAGAAGTGCTATTTCACTTCTTCTATTCATTACAGTCATTAATAATGAAGAAATTATATTTATAGCTGCTATTAAAATAATAAGCATTAAAACAATAAACAGAGAAGCTTTTTCAAGCTCTAAGGCTGCAAAAAAATTGACATTATCTTCCCACCACCCTTTTACACTCACACTAATTGGCAATATTTCTTTGATTTTTAAAATATCTTTATGAGGATTGTTTGAAAACACATGTATTCCATCAAATTGATTTGATGGAACTCCTAGCATTGATTGCATAGAAGACAATGTTGTATAACTATACGCCTTGTCATAAGCACTGAGCCCTGAATCAAAGATACCCTTAACTTTGAATCTTTTAATTTTAGGAGTTATTGAGAGTCCACCTGGTTCAACATGAGTAAAAATATACATTAATCTATCATCAATATATAGATTAAATTCATCTTTTAAACTTTTTCCTACAAGTACATCAAATTTTGAAAAATTATTTTTTTGTATAGCATCTGCTAAGACACTATTTACTTTTGCTTCATCTTTAAAATTAACACCGAAAATATATCCACCCTCTAGCTTTGTACCACTTCTTGCCATAATGGCTGATTGCACATATGGACTAAAACTAAGCTCTGGAAATTTTGTTTCTAAATCAAGTAAGAGATCTTCATTAACTGCTCCATAAAATTTTGGAATAACAGTAAGTGGATAGTTCATTATAGTAAGCTTTTTTTTAAACTCTTTATCAAAACCATTCATAAGTGCCATAGCAATAAGAAGAACCAT is a window of uncultured Sulfurimonas sp. DNA encoding:
- a CDS encoding AsmA-like C-terminal domain-containing protein — translated: MKKLYIKWNEKLNISIQEIKIIKNSKKTDNNLNIEKLNKYLKSFLLFDDWFEKFEVEKIVFNDINASFKYIDGQDGYLLASSKEFTFKSSLFFESHYFNAKIEKFHDHKRNIKINGNIIFDGYYNLELLSALNININNDILLKAYAIADKESLSYTFISEKDIKELEHTMKILDMPKEIKYWAYEAITSSEIILKSAYGWIDYNNLSDAYKNIHIQAVAKNLTYAYNPKLEPVVTAKTNLEFKDGILFIRPEEAYQYGFYLDKSWLKIDFSKKEELLTLFLLFEGKVNKDLLHLLNTYEINLPFLQNSGSVDTNLKIEVGLRNIDVNAKGDFFTKEANFNYLGLDIDIFNAKIFLNNYDVKINKMHSKYQDIATADVDVKFDAKKSEGTIDFNILDVNFKELNLNLKKDKTPLRASYIISNKQDTINVEKSTWVFKDKNIDIEMLSIPFNLDTLEAKIPTTLLSIKDLVSAYASGTFMLNPIRTDLSVDLLTFILHDVKMDQSSASLNVKYDKKLLVSSKDTIRLNANNLDYILKDTILEIAKEEFKVLNSSANIKNLADAKFTAKYFFKEDFGTINITELKFKNKDLGEIFSSQDAIKLNITSNKIKTEIKADDFKAQFTLKDKGWRLKFNSLNEISKKSKLLQDYNISNGDFTLYKNQEDKNVQFLANTKYPYKLLALENEPVENYIVKGHIEEKTKDILLNINNSVNVKMDKEIKISASKIGINIDEILNYVNDRNSSSSESKNIIFDAKDCYLYISKDRHAISDTVHLQYFNNIVSAQLEYKDGNAGFELKDGKFYLYGDNFNDKFMDNLFALSKFKGGKLSFSMSGKTDDYNGLMYIKNTTILDYKILNNILAFVNTIPSLVTFSLPGYNKNGLEVKSAYVNFHAKDDVFNISDISLDSKEMDIVGKGTASYTKNEIDIMLNLITDLGSSVSKIPVVGYILLGEDSISTSLKISGKLSDPDVNSLIAKDIAVAPLNIIKRTLLLPFHLFQSDEKED
- a CDS encoding ABC transporter permease; this encodes MKTLIVPYLVKRFLRFDKDQPFIFLSALLAFLGITLGVMVLLIAMALMNGFDKEFKKKLTIMNYPLTVIPKFYGAVNEDLLLDLETKFPELSFSPYVQSAIMARSGTKLEGGYIFGVNFKDEAKVNSVLADAIQKNNFSKFDVLVGKSLKDEFNLYIDDRLMYIFTHVEPGGLSITPKIKRFKVKGIFDSGLSAYDKAYSYTTLSSMQSMLGVPSNQFDGIHVFSNNPHKDILKIKEILPISVSVKGWWEDNVNFFAALELEKASLFIVLMLIILIAAINIISSLLMTVMNRRSEIALLLSLGATTKEIKKVFLYLGIVIGVSGILAGIVFGMSGLWVLSTFDIVSLPKDVYPTTTLPLDLSVKDFFLIVMGAFAIVIVSSYYPAKKASEVDILTVLRNE